A window of the Burkholderia sp. 9120 genome harbors these coding sequences:
- the malQ gene encoding 4-alpha-glucanotransferase has translation MSTRRNDTIVTLATRAGFEVEWQDAHHTTQHVPESTLAVLLERMGLPCGNATQIRQSAAALEAELSGRKLPPLMTAEVGRGIALPAAAIRSGSHYRIELESGSIIDGRFTAPKGEEALLAPIDEPGYHTLVLNEQRMTLAVAPARSYTVADAWRTLNDSADSDSDKAKDSAAHAPPLWGIAAQLYGLRRVGDGGIGDYSALAQLAIESARRGAHALAVSPTHAMFSAEPDRFSPYSPSSRLWLNVTHIDPAAVFGADAARSALEAAHGTQSWSALEDLPLIDWPNAVVLKLKVLRSLYEHFCEQDRAHETPRASEFHGFCERAGRALEDHARFEALQAAQLSQEGGNGHWRHWPEALRDPRSAEVEAFAEANRHEVDFHLFLQWLAAKGLSHAQHAARDAGMAVGLIADLAVGCDSAGSHAWSYRDDMLQGVSVGAPPDLFNQAGQAWGLTTFSPRAMRTQGFSAFIDMLRAAFAHAGGIRIDHILGLRRLWLVPEGESARNGAYLRYPLEDLLRLIALESWRFRSIVIGEDLGTVPPGFRERLDEHGLAGIRVLWFEGAHGGKGFKPPHEWDRNAVGTTTTHDLPTVAGWWRGSDIVWRNQIGQTMARADGRDPVQLAQEERANDRADMWRAFQSAGVAARGVEAPPPDDAPVDEALAFVCATPGPLVTFPLEDLLGQVEQPNLPGSIDEHPNWRRRVNLPIDELFRDDAFCDRLLAVDRERRAARAAVPSSNASAEPDTP, from the coding sequence GTGAGCACTCGACGCAACGATACGATCGTCACCCTCGCCACGCGCGCCGGTTTCGAGGTGGAGTGGCAGGACGCGCACCACACAACCCAGCATGTGCCCGAAAGCACGTTGGCCGTGCTGCTCGAACGCATGGGTTTGCCGTGCGGCAACGCGACGCAAATCCGCCAGAGCGCCGCCGCGCTGGAGGCCGAATTGTCGGGCCGCAAGCTGCCGCCGCTGATGACCGCCGAAGTGGGACGCGGCATCGCGTTGCCCGCCGCGGCGATCCGCTCGGGCAGTCATTATCGGATCGAACTCGAAAGCGGTTCGATCATCGACGGGCGCTTTACGGCGCCTAAAGGCGAAGAAGCGCTGCTCGCGCCCATCGACGAACCCGGCTATCACACGCTCGTGCTCAACGAGCAACGCATGACGCTGGCGGTGGCGCCGGCACGCAGCTACACGGTGGCGGATGCGTGGCGCACGCTGAACGACAGCGCCGACAGCGACAGCGACAAAGCGAAAGACAGCGCCGCGCACGCGCCGCCGTTGTGGGGCATCGCCGCGCAACTGTACGGCTTGCGACGCGTCGGCGACGGCGGCATCGGCGATTATTCGGCACTCGCGCAACTCGCCATCGAAAGCGCGCGGCGCGGCGCGCATGCGCTCGCCGTCAGCCCGACTCACGCGATGTTCAGCGCGGAGCCGGATCGCTTCAGTCCGTATTCGCCGTCGTCGCGCTTGTGGTTGAACGTCACGCATATCGATCCCGCCGCCGTATTCGGCGCGGACGCGGCACGCAGCGCGCTAGAAGCCGCGCACGGCACCCAAAGCTGGTCGGCATTGGAAGACTTACCGCTGATCGACTGGCCGAACGCGGTCGTCCTGAAGCTGAAGGTGTTGCGCTCACTGTACGAGCATTTCTGCGAGCAGGACCGCGCGCACGAAACGCCGCGCGCGTCGGAATTCCACGGCTTCTGCGAACGCGCCGGTCGCGCGCTCGAAGACCATGCGCGTTTCGAAGCGCTGCAAGCCGCGCAGCTCTCGCAGGAAGGCGGCAACGGTCATTGGCGCCACTGGCCGGAAGCGTTGCGCGATCCGCGCAGCGCCGAGGTCGAAGCCTTCGCCGAAGCGAATCGCCACGAAGTCGATTTCCATCTGTTTCTGCAATGGCTGGCCGCAAAAGGTTTATCGCACGCCCAACACGCCGCGCGCGATGCCGGCATGGCCGTCGGCCTGATCGCCGATCTCGCGGTGGGCTGCGATAGCGCCGGCAGTCACGCCTGGTCGTATCGCGACGACATGCTGCAAGGCGTGTCGGTCGGCGCGCCGCCGGACCTGTTCAACCAGGCCGGCCAGGCATGGGGACTCACTACCTTCTCGCCGCGCGCCATGCGCACGCAGGGCTTCTCCGCGTTCATCGACATGTTGCGCGCAGCGTTCGCGCATGCGGGCGGCATCCGGATCGATCACATTCTCGGCTTGCGTCGGCTGTGGCTCGTGCCCGAAGGCGAAAGCGCGCGCAACGGCGCGTATCTGCGCTACCCGCTCGAAGACCTGCTGCGCCTGATCGCGCTCGAATCGTGGCGGTTTCGCTCGATCGTGATCGGTGAAGACCTCGGCACCGTGCCGCCCGGTTTTCGCGAGCGGCTCGACGAACATGGTCTCGCGGGCATTCGCGTGTTGTGGTTCGAGGGCGCGCACGGCGGCAAAGGGTTCAAGCCGCCGCACGAGTGGGACCGCAACGCCGTCGGCACCACCACCACGCACGATCTGCCCACCGTGGCCGGCTGGTGGCGCGGCAGTGACATTGTGTGGCGCAACCAGATCGGCCAGACGATGGCGCGCGCCGACGGCCGCGATCCGGTACAGCTCGCGCAGGAAGAACGCGCGAACGATCGCGCCGACATGTGGCGCGCGTTCCAGTCGGCCGGCGTGGCCGCGCGGGGTGTGGAAGCGCCGCCGCCCGACGATGCCCCGGTGGACGAAGCGCTGGCTTTCGTCTGCGCCACACCGGGTCCGCTGGTGACGTTTCCGCTCGAAGACCTGCTCGGGCAAGTCGAGCAGCCGAATCTGCCCGGCTCGATCGACGAACACCCGAACTGGCGTCGTCGCGTGAATCTGCCGATCGACGAACTGTTCAGGGACGACGCTTTCTGCGACCGCCTGCTTGCCGTCGATCGCGAACGCCGCGCCGCGCGCGCCGCCGTTCCTTCTTCCAACGCTTCCGCGGAGCCTGATACGCCATGA
- a CDS encoding nuclear transport factor 2 family protein codes for MTQAEQQYLLPTEEQLSNARIAVQRFAAEWQNPVADNLRSLMHEDTRNLIPPMTEPADREGVVEHFRQVLTQLPDLKVDVLQWAPTGDAVMIEWQASATVAGQPLSWQGVDRFNLRGDRMYKGQVYWDTRRVAEQVAEAVKRAQQNGSAG; via the coding sequence ATGACTCAGGCAGAGCAGCAATATCTTTTACCCACTGAAGAGCAGCTTTCCAATGCGCGCATCGCCGTGCAACGGTTCGCGGCGGAATGGCAAAACCCGGTCGCGGATAACTTGAGAAGTTTGATGCACGAGGACACGCGTAACCTGATTCCGCCCATGACGGAACCGGCCGATCGGGAAGGCGTGGTCGAGCATTTTCGCCAGGTGCTGACGCAACTGCCGGACTTGAAAGTCGACGTCCTGCAGTGGGCGCCGACCGGCGATGCTGTGATGATCGAATGGCAGGCGTCGGCCACCGTCGCAGGCCAGCCGCTGAGTTGGCAGGGCGTCGATCGCTTCAACCTGCGCGGCGACCGGATGTACAAGGGGCAGGTGTATTGGGACACGCGACGTGTCGCCGAGCAGGTGGCCGAAGCGGTCAAGCGCGCTCAGCAGAATGGCTCGGCGGGTTAA
- the glgX gene encoding glycogen debranching protein GlgX: MSHAMPDRLLPGSPYPLGASWDGLGVNFAVFSANAQKIELCLFDPTGRKEIRRFTLPECTDEVWHGYLPNAHPGTAYGFRAHGPYQPQHGHRFNPHKLLLDPYARKLVGQFRWSDALFSYRVHSNRADLSIDRRDSAPAMPKCVVIDEAFDWSHDKRPNVPWGETVIYETHVRGASMLRADLRQHERGTFAALASPEFIEHLLKLGVTAVELLPVHAFLNDRFLVERGLRNYWGYNTAAFFAPEPSYLSTHRLDEMRIAVRQLHAAGIEVILDVVYNHTCEGNEAGPTVSWRGLDNASYYRLIPGDERHHINDTGCGNTLNLPHPRVLQMVMDSLRYWSTAFNIDGFRFDLGVTLGREQHGFDPGSGFFDALRQDPILSQRKLISEPWDIGPGGYQLGNHPPGFAEWNDRFRDTVRRFWRGDAGLRPDLAARLTGSADLFNRRFRKPWASVNFVTSHDGFTLADVTAYEQKHNEVNREGNNDGHNENCSRNWGVEGPSDDAAILATRKRVTRSLVATLLIALGTPMLLAGDESLRTQNGNNNAYCQDNEISWIDWERAQTPDGQQMAEFVARVIALRKQHPLLRETRFLFGDREVLPGLFDVGWFDEHGDPLTIEAWQDPEGRAFTLRRAGPGLNGETEVLLMMLNANQETLRFTPPAPHLEWHVLLDTAEPESGPYRLAAPEVEVGAHSLVMLAAQPVGEADWQAGWKAGAQHGPRLLTALPPDPGAHPPRSDTSPTT; the protein is encoded by the coding sequence ATGTCGCATGCAATGCCCGACCGGCTTCTGCCCGGCTCGCCCTACCCGCTCGGCGCTAGCTGGGACGGTCTCGGCGTCAACTTTGCGGTGTTCTCGGCGAACGCGCAAAAAATCGAGCTTTGCCTGTTCGATCCAACCGGCCGCAAGGAAATCCGCCGCTTCACGCTGCCCGAATGCACCGACGAGGTCTGGCACGGCTACCTGCCGAACGCGCATCCCGGTACGGCCTATGGATTTCGCGCGCATGGGCCGTATCAGCCGCAGCACGGGCACCGCTTCAATCCGCACAAGCTGCTGCTCGATCCGTACGCGCGCAAGCTGGTCGGCCAGTTTCGCTGGTCGGACGCGCTGTTCAGCTATCGCGTGCATTCGAATCGCGCGGACCTTTCCATCGACCGGCGCGATTCGGCGCCGGCCATGCCCAAGTGCGTGGTGATCGACGAAGCGTTCGACTGGTCGCACGACAAGCGCCCCAACGTGCCGTGGGGCGAGACCGTGATCTACGAAACGCATGTGCGCGGCGCGTCGATGCTGCGCGCCGATCTGCGTCAGCATGAGCGCGGCACGTTCGCCGCGCTGGCGTCGCCGGAGTTTATCGAGCATCTGCTGAAGCTCGGCGTGACTGCGGTCGAACTGCTGCCCGTGCACGCGTTTCTCAACGATCGCTTTCTGGTGGAGCGCGGGCTGCGCAACTACTGGGGCTACAACACGGCGGCGTTTTTCGCGCCGGAGCCCTCGTATCTGAGCACGCACCGGCTCGACGAAATGCGCATTGCCGTGCGCCAGTTGCACGCGGCCGGCATCGAAGTGATTCTCGACGTGGTCTATAACCACACCTGCGAAGGCAACGAGGCGGGCCCCACCGTGTCGTGGCGCGGCCTCGACAACGCCAGCTACTACCGCCTGATTCCCGGCGACGAACGTCACCACATCAACGACACCGGTTGCGGCAACACCTTGAATCTGCCGCATCCGCGTGTGCTGCAGATGGTGATGGATTCGCTGCGCTACTGGTCCACGGCGTTCAATATCGACGGTTTCCGTTTCGATCTCGGCGTCACGCTCGGGCGTGAGCAGCACGGTTTCGATCCCGGTTCCGGTTTCTTCGACGCGTTGCGCCAGGACCCGATCCTGTCGCAACGCAAGCTGATTTCCGAGCCGTGGGACATTGGTCCTGGCGGCTATCAGCTGGGCAATCATCCGCCGGGTTTCGCCGAATGGAACGATCGTTTCCGCGACACCGTGCGCCGTTTCTGGCGCGGCGACGCCGGCTTGCGTCCCGATCTCGCCGCGCGCCTGACCGGCTCGGCCGATCTGTTCAACCGGCGCTTCCGCAAGCCGTGGGCATCGGTCAATTTCGTCACGTCGCATGACGGTTTTACGTTAGCCGACGTCACCGCTTACGAGCAGAAGCACAACGAAGTCAATCGCGAAGGCAATAACGACGGCCACAACGAAAATTGCAGCCGCAACTGGGGCGTGGAAGGTCCGAGCGACGACGCCGCGATACTCGCTACGCGCAAACGCGTGACCCGCTCGCTGGTCGCCACGCTGCTGATCGCCCTCGGCACGCCGATGCTGCTGGCCGGCGACGAATCGCTGCGCACCCAGAACGGCAACAACAACGCGTACTGCCAGGACAACGAGATCTCGTGGATCGACTGGGAGCGCGCGCAAACGCCCGACGGGCAGCAGATGGCCGAGTTCGTCGCGCGCGTGATCGCGTTACGGAAACAGCATCCGTTGCTGCGCGAGACGCGCTTTCTGTTCGGCGACCGCGAAGTGTTGCCGGGTCTGTTCGACGTCGGCTGGTTCGACGAGCACGGCGATCCGCTCACCATCGAAGCGTGGCAGGACCCTGAAGGCCGCGCATTCACGCTGCGACGCGCCGGTCCAGGCCTGAATGGCGAAACCGAAGTATTGTTGATGATGCTCAACGCGAATCAGGAGACGCTGCGCTTTACGCCGCCCGCACCGCATCTGGAATGGCACGTGCTGCTAGACACAGCCGAGCCTGAAAGCGGGCCGTACCGGCTGGCAGCGCCGGAGGTCGAAGTCGGCGCGCATAGCCTCGTGATGCTGGCCGCGCAACCGGTGGGCGAAGCCGATTGGCAAGCCGGCTGGAAAGCCGGCGCGCAACACGGGCCGCGGCTGTTGACGGCGCTGCCGCCCGATCCGGGCGCGCATCCGCCGCGTAGCGATACGTCGCCGACCACGTAG
- the treZ gene encoding malto-oligosyltrehalose trehalohydrolase: protein MSQSPIDPHAHHHAHCLPFGAQLLGAAGAKPRTRFRFWAPSCQHVQVDVENGPAQGAHAMTATGNGWFEATVESGAGTLYRFRLDDEHAVPDPASRFQPQDVHGPSEVIDPRAYRWEHTHWHGRPWEETVLYELHVGAMGGYAGVQQRLPALAALGVTAIELMPLNDFPGRHNWGYDGVLPYAPDSAYGRPEELKALVDAAHGLGLMVFLDVVYNHFGPDGNYLHQYARPFFREGTHTPWGPAIDFERSEVSDFFTDNAVYWLNEYRIDGLRFDAVHAIDNHAWLRELSDHIRAKVQHGRYVHLVLENEHNSATLLEAHFDAQWNDDAHNTLHVLLTGETEGYYHAYEDQPIRRLSRVLSEGFAYQGDPSPIHDGKPRGESSGHLPPTSFVMFLQNHDQVGNRAFGERLRKLTSDDALRAATGLLLLSPQIPLLFMDEEYGSTQPFLFFTDYTGDLADAVREGRRREFARFSAFSDEKRRAQIPDPNDAKTFAASSPPALDASVSASSSDDAKDRLDWMHFYKSALAVRAKLITPRLKHGKALGATVLSGANGGDANALVARWKLCDGETLSIALNLSKESVALSEVPAGKIVFETPPRVREQIDTQVLPSNAFVAWLTGDVCDYATGHDARIASQQERHA, encoded by the coding sequence ATGTCTCAAAGTCCGATTGATCCTCACGCGCATCATCACGCGCATTGCCTGCCGTTCGGCGCCCAGTTGCTGGGCGCGGCAGGGGCCAAACCGCGCACGCGCTTCCGGTTCTGGGCGCCGTCGTGCCAGCACGTTCAGGTCGACGTCGAAAACGGCCCCGCGCAAGGCGCGCACGCCATGACGGCCACCGGCAACGGCTGGTTCGAAGCGACCGTCGAGAGCGGCGCGGGCACGCTGTACCGTTTCCGGCTCGACGATGAGCACGCCGTGCCCGATCCGGCGTCGCGCTTTCAGCCGCAAGACGTGCATGGCCCGAGCGAAGTCATCGACCCGCGCGCCTACCGTTGGGAACACACGCATTGGCATGGACGGCCCTGGGAAGAGACCGTGCTGTACGAACTGCATGTGGGCGCGATGGGCGGCTATGCGGGCGTGCAGCAGCGTCTGCCGGCGCTGGCCGCGCTCGGCGTGACGGCTATCGAGTTGATGCCGTTGAACGACTTTCCCGGGCGGCACAACTGGGGCTATGACGGCGTACTGCCGTATGCCCCCGATTCCGCGTACGGCCGTCCCGAAGAACTCAAGGCGCTGGTGGACGCCGCGCATGGTCTCGGCCTGATGGTATTTCTCGACGTGGTCTACAACCACTTCGGCCCGGACGGCAATTATCTGCACCAATACGCGCGCCCGTTTTTCCGCGAGGGCACGCATACGCCGTGGGGCCCCGCTATCGACTTCGAGCGCAGCGAAGTGAGCGACTTCTTTACCGACAACGCCGTCTACTGGCTCAACGAATATCGCATCGACGGGCTGCGTTTCGACGCGGTCCATGCGATCGACAACCACGCATGGCTGCGCGAATTGTCCGACCATATCCGCGCCAAAGTGCAGCACGGCCGCTATGTGCATCTGGTGCTGGAGAACGAGCACAACAGCGCGACGCTGCTCGAAGCGCACTTCGACGCGCAGTGGAACGACGACGCGCACAACACGCTTCATGTGCTGCTGACCGGCGAAACGGAAGGCTATTACCACGCGTATGAAGATCAGCCGATTCGCCGTCTGTCGCGGGTGTTGTCGGAAGGCTTCGCGTATCAGGGCGATCCTTCGCCGATTCACGACGGCAAGCCGCGCGGCGAATCGAGCGGGCATTTGCCGCCCACGTCGTTCGTGATGTTTCTGCAGAACCACGATCAGGTCGGCAACCGCGCATTCGGCGAGCGGCTGCGCAAACTAACCTCGGACGACGCATTGCGCGCCGCCACCGGTTTGCTGCTGCTGTCGCCGCAAATCCCGCTGCTGTTCATGGACGAGGAATACGGCTCGACGCAACCGTTCCTGTTTTTCACCGACTACACCGGCGACCTCGCCGATGCTGTCCGCGAAGGACGCCGCCGCGAATTCGCGCGCTTTTCCGCCTTCAGCGACGAAAAGCGGCGTGCGCAGATTCCCGATCCGAACGACGCGAAGACGTTCGCGGCCTCTTCGCCGCCCGCGCTTGATGCGTCGGTTTCCGCGTCGAGTAGCGACGATGCGAAAGACCGGCTCGACTGGATGCACTTCTACAAATCCGCGCTGGCCGTGCGCGCCAAGCTGATCACGCCGCGCCTGAAGCATGGCAAGGCGCTCGGCGCGACCGTGCTGAGCGGCGCGAACGGCGGCGACGCCAACGCGCTCGTGGCGCGCTGGAAACTGTGCGATGGCGAGACCTTGTCGATCGCGTTGAATTTGTCGAAGGAAAGCGTGGCGCTCAGCGAGGTGCCCGCCGGCAAGATCGTTTTCGAAACGCCGCCGCGCGTGCGCGAGCAGATCGACACCCAGGTGTTGCCGTCGAACGCGTTTGTCGCGTGGCTGACCGGCGACGTCTGCGACTATGCAACCGGCCACGACGCCCGCATTGCCAGCCAACAGGAGCGCCACGCGTGA
- a CDS encoding TetR/AcrR family transcriptional regulator — MPSAGVPPKSRREEYADATRQALISAAGELFASQGYQQVGIEAIARSARVTRGAFYHHFADKAELFDALVGALQEQAASKVQAAAGAAPKAKRISAGIREFLEVCCEPAYRQLVIETAPAVLGTTRCREIEEAHVYGLLIDALVGPAGHNEKARANAYLAARMIGSMVCEAAQLLDNADDPVALKAEALKLVESMVGTLTPDKSRSASARK, encoded by the coding sequence ATGCCGAGCGCAGGTGTCCCTCCCAAATCCCGCCGCGAGGAATACGCGGACGCCACACGTCAAGCGTTGATTAGCGCCGCCGGCGAGCTATTCGCGTCGCAGGGCTATCAGCAGGTGGGTATCGAGGCCATCGCGCGCAGCGCACGCGTAACTCGCGGCGCGTTCTATCACCACTTCGCCGATAAAGCCGAACTCTTCGATGCGCTGGTGGGCGCGTTGCAGGAACAGGCCGCGTCCAAAGTACAGGCCGCTGCCGGAGCCGCGCCTAAGGCGAAGCGTATTAGCGCGGGTATTCGCGAGTTTCTGGAAGTCTGTTGCGAGCCCGCTTACCGGCAGCTCGTTATCGAAACCGCGCCCGCCGTGCTCGGCACGACGCGCTGCCGCGAGATCGAAGAAGCGCACGTCTATGGGCTGCTGATCGACGCGCTGGTCGGTCCGGCGGGTCATAATGAAAAAGCCCGCGCCAATGCTTACCTTGCCGCGCGCATGATCGGCAGCATGGTGTGCGAGGCGGCGCAGTTGCTCGACAACGCGGACGATCCCGTCGCGCTGAAGGCCGAAGCGTTGAAGCTCGTTGAAAGCATGGTCGGTACGCTGACACCCGATAAAAGCCGGAGCGCGTCGGCTCGCAAGTAA
- the treY gene encoding malto-oligosyltrehalose synthase has translation MTVPRSTLRLQFHRGFTFDDAAKHVDYFAALGISHVYASPITTAEPGSMHGYDTVDYTQVSAECGGEAGLKRLVEKLRAHDMGLLVDMVPNHMGVGGASNAWWLDILEWGRHSAYARHFDVDWHSPDPALRGKVLAPTLGAPYGEELAAGRIALHFDAENGRFYIGYGPHVFPVCPIDYASILQGAERADLNALAERFNGLTTQPTDHPRAAEGREMLREFVARQGSSAIDAALEAYAPGDPVTRDRLHRLIERQHFRLAWWRTASDEVNWRRFFDISTLAGVRVERPEVFDAVHALIFRLYQEGVVDGLRIDHVDGLAEPREYAQRLRQRLTELRDTAPYVVVEKILARGEPLRDDWPVDGTTGYDFMNDVGALLHDPAGAEPLAQTWAELTGRSPRFADEALIARRKILAENLSAELDRAARALHRIARDSLTTRDFTFTSLRRVLTELVVHFPVYRVYPQNGLRSAADNVYFDQALEGAKQSLSRADLVVLDRVNAWLGGSAEEAPSGRPSAPPQPGQNNAPPSHAGSSRRTAQTLFSQLTAPVAAKAVEDTACYRYGRLLSRNEVGADPGEFALSVEQFHAANLERAQRFPHALLATATHDHKRGEDVRARLAVLSEIAADWSATLRAWSTLNAPHRRTLDGKPIGSVAQDTHDDWSPGPAAEAMLYQTLVGCWSPELKPDDAAGVKELAERVAQWQLKALREAKLQTNWLAPDEAYEARCRDFLFDILAPQRRDDFLKELSTFVARIGRAGALNSLQQTVLRLASPGIPDLYQGTELWDFSLVDPDNRRPVDFAQREAWLVQTPPSDFLPTWRDGRVKLAVVQRVLALRTHLPELLSQSEYLPLTVRGAHAANVIAFARRHGNAWAVVIASRLASGLLDNDDDDASDLPMVDPQKWADTAIEMPSDLLARALFDWLSPAAPKVDEHGLLYMRDALGAMPIAVLVEDGVPRS, from the coding sequence ATGACCGTCCCGCGCTCCACGCTTCGCCTCCAGTTTCACCGAGGCTTCACCTTCGACGACGCCGCGAAGCACGTCGACTATTTCGCCGCGCTCGGCATCAGCCACGTGTACGCGTCGCCGATCACCACCGCCGAACCCGGATCGATGCACGGCTACGACACCGTCGACTACACCCAGGTCAGCGCCGAATGCGGCGGCGAGGCGGGCCTCAAACGTCTCGTCGAGAAGCTCCGCGCGCACGACATGGGGTTGCTCGTCGATATGGTGCCGAACCATATGGGCGTGGGCGGCGCCAGTAACGCGTGGTGGCTCGATATTCTCGAATGGGGCCGGCACAGCGCTTACGCGCGTCATTTCGACGTCGACTGGCATTCGCCGGATCCGGCATTGCGCGGCAAGGTGCTGGCGCCGACGCTCGGCGCGCCGTATGGCGAAGAACTCGCGGCAGGTCGCATCGCGCTGCATTTTGACGCGGAGAACGGGCGTTTTTATATCGGCTACGGTCCGCATGTGTTCCCCGTGTGCCCGATCGATTACGCGTCGATCCTGCAAGGCGCGGAGCGGGCCGATCTTAACGCGCTCGCCGAACGCTTCAACGGGCTGACGACGCAACCCACCGATCATCCGCGTGCCGCCGAAGGGCGCGAGATGTTGCGCGAGTTCGTCGCGCGACAAGGCAGTTCGGCGATCGATGCCGCGCTGGAAGCGTACGCGCCTGGCGATCCGGTGACGCGTGACCGTTTGCATCGGCTGATCGAGCGGCAGCATTTTCGGCTTGCGTGGTGGCGCACCGCATCCGACGAAGTCAACTGGCGGCGCTTCTTCGACATCTCCACACTCGCCGGCGTACGCGTGGAGCGGCCCGAAGTGTTCGACGCGGTGCATGCGCTGATTTTCCGTCTCTACCAGGAAGGCGTGGTGGACGGACTGCGGATCGATCACGTGGACGGGCTCGCCGAGCCACGCGAATACGCGCAGCGATTGCGGCAGCGGCTCACGGAATTGCGCGACACCGCGCCGTATGTGGTGGTCGAAAAAATTCTCGCCCGTGGCGAACCGCTGCGCGACGATTGGCCCGTGGATGGCACGACCGGCTACGACTTCATGAACGACGTGGGCGCGTTGCTGCACGATCCCGCCGGCGCGGAACCGCTCGCGCAGACATGGGCCGAACTCACCGGCCGCAGCCCGCGTTTCGCGGACGAAGCGTTGATCGCGCGCCGCAAGATTCTCGCGGAGAACCTGTCCGCGGAACTGGATCGGGCAGCGCGCGCGTTGCATCGTATTGCGCGCGATTCGCTGACCACGCGTGATTTCACGTTCACCTCGCTGCGGCGCGTGCTGACCGAACTGGTCGTGCATTTTCCGGTGTATCGCGTCTATCCGCAGAACGGCTTGCGCAGCGCCGCCGACAACGTCTATTTCGACCAGGCGCTCGAAGGCGCAAAACAATCGCTGTCGCGCGCGGACCTCGTCGTACTCGATCGCGTGAACGCGTGGCTCGGCGGTAGCGCGGAAGAAGCGCCGAGCGGACGCCCCAGCGCGCCGCCGCAGCCAGGTCAGAACAACGCGCCGCCCAGCCACGCCGGTTCGTCGCGGCGCACCGCGCAAACGCTGTTTTCGCAACTGACCGCGCCGGTCGCCGCGAAGGCGGTCGAAGATACGGCGTGCTATCGCTACGGCCGGTTGTTATCGCGTAACGAAGTCGGCGCGGACCCGGGTGAATTCGCGCTGTCGGTCGAGCAGTTCCATGCCGCCAATCTGGAACGCGCGCAGCGCTTTCCTCACGCGTTGCTCGCCACCGCCACGCACGATCACAAACGCGGCGAAGACGTGCGCGCCCGTCTCGCGGTGTTGAGCGAAATCGCGGCGGACTGGAGCGCGACGTTGCGCGCGTGGTCGACGTTGAACGCGCCGCATCGCCGTACGCTCGACGGCAAGCCGATCGGCAGCGTCGCTCAGGACACGCACGACGACTGGTCGCCGGGCCCTGCCGCCGAAGCGATGCTGTATCAGACGTTGGTGGGCTGCTGGTCGCCGGAGTTGAAACCGGACGACGCAGCGGGCGTCAAGGAACTGGCCGAACGTGTCGCGCAATGGCAATTAAAGGCGTTGCGCGAAGCGAAGCTGCAAACCAACTGGCTCGCACCCGACGAAGCGTATGAAGCCCGCTGCCGCGATTTCCTGTTCGATATCCTCGCGCCGCAGCGACGCGACGACTTTCTGAAAGAACTATCGACGTTCGTCGCGCGAATTGGCCGCGCCGGTGCACTCAATAGTCTGCAACAGACGGTGTTGCGGCTGGCGTCGCCGGGGATTCCCGATCTGTACCAGGGCACCGAGTTGTGGGACTTCAGTCTGGTCGATCCGGACAATCGCCGGCCGGTGGATTTCGCTCAGCGTGAAGCGTGGCTCGTGCAGACGCCGCCGTCGGATTTCCTGCCGACCTGGCGCGACGGACGCGTGAAGCTCGCGGTCGTGCAACGCGTGCTGGCGTTGCGCACGCATTTGCCGGAGTTGCTGAGTCAGAGCGAGTACCTGCCGCTTACCGTGCGCGGCGCGCATGCCGCGAATGTGATTGCGTTCGCGCGACGGCATGGCAATGCGTGGGCGGTGGTGATCGCGAGCCGGTTGGCCTCCGGCTTGCTCGATAACGATGACGATGACGCCAGCGATCTGCCGATGGTCGATCCGCAGAAATGGGCGGACACGGCGATTGAAATGCCGTCCGATCTGTTGGCGCGCGCGCTGTTCGATTGGCTGAGCCCCGCAGCGCCAAAGGTCGATGAGCACGGCTTGCTGTATATGCGCGACGCGCTCGGTGCAATGCCGATAGCGGTGCTGGTGGAGGATGGCGTGCCACGCAGTTGA